In Mycobacterium sp. JS623, one genomic interval encodes:
- a CDS encoding YibE/F family protein: protein MAAKVVVGALIAIGVAVLAGAVWLWPSQQKVDIPLPFQNATGGAVTTEAGHVLSSKTASCGSPSNGAVLTAEPEQAPAGGGQCVQTLIRIDSGPNKDANTMLEFSGGPGQPHLAVGDHLRISRQVDAGGATSYAFYDFERTWPLIAFAAVFAVVIVAVAGWRGLRALIGIVVAFVVLVVFLLPALRDGASAIPVALVASAVILYAVIYLAHGVSLRTSAALLGTLAALLLAALLSWGAIELAHLTGLSEDQNNEVAAYLGNVSITGLLLAGFIIGSLGVLNDVTVTQASTVFELAETGASRRSIFLGAMRVGRDHIASTVYTLVLAYAGSALPLLLLFSVANRSLGDVLTSESVAIEIARSAVGGIALALSVPLTTAIAAVLATPHTTARRPASAPEAPKGKRRNRI, encoded by the coding sequence ATGGCGGCCAAGGTCGTCGTGGGCGCCCTGATTGCCATCGGCGTCGCCGTGCTGGCAGGCGCGGTGTGGCTATGGCCCAGCCAGCAGAAGGTGGACATCCCACTGCCGTTCCAGAACGCAACGGGCGGTGCGGTCACCACCGAGGCTGGACATGTGCTGTCGAGCAAGACCGCTTCATGTGGCAGCCCGTCGAACGGCGCCGTGCTGACCGCCGAACCCGAGCAGGCGCCAGCGGGCGGCGGACAGTGCGTGCAGACCCTGATCCGCATCGATTCCGGCCCGAACAAGGACGCCAACACGATGCTCGAGTTCAGCGGCGGACCGGGCCAGCCCCATCTTGCCGTCGGTGACCACCTCCGGATCAGCCGCCAGGTCGATGCCGGCGGCGCGACGAGCTACGCGTTCTACGACTTCGAGCGGACTTGGCCGCTGATCGCGTTCGCGGCGGTGTTCGCCGTCGTGATCGTCGCAGTCGCGGGCTGGCGCGGACTGCGGGCGTTGATCGGCATCGTGGTGGCATTTGTCGTGCTGGTGGTGTTTCTGCTGCCTGCGCTGCGTGACGGCGCATCGGCTATTCCGGTCGCGCTCGTTGCCTCGGCGGTGATCCTGTATGCGGTGATCTACCTGGCGCACGGGGTCAGCCTGCGCACCAGCGCGGCATTGCTGGGCACCTTGGCCGCTCTGCTGCTGGCCGCTCTGTTGTCCTGGGGCGCAATCGAATTGGCCCACTTGACGGGACTGTCGGAGGATCAGAACAACGAGGTGGCCGCCTATCTCGGCAATGTCTCGATCACTGGATTGCTGCTGGCGGGCTTCATCATCGGCTCGCTCGGTGTGCTCAACGACGTCACCGTCACGCAGGCCTCGACGGTGTTCGAGCTTGCCGAGACCGGCGCCAGCCGCAGATCGATATTCCTCGGCGCCATGCGGGTGGGCCGCGACCACATCGCCAGCACCGTGTACACGCTGGTGCTGGCGTACGCCGGCAGCGCCTTGCCGCTGTTGCTGTTGTTCAGCGTGGCCAACCGGTCTCTCGGTGATGTGCTGACCAGTGAGAGCGTGGCCATCGAGATCGCCCGCTCCGCGGTCGGCGGCATCGCACTGGCGTTGTCGGTCCCGTTGACAACGGCAATCGCGGCGGTGCTCGCGACGCCTCACACCACTGCTCGCCGACCCGCTAGCGCTCCAGAAGCTCCAAAAGGTAAGCGCCGTAACCGGATTTGA
- a CDS encoding enoyl-CoA hydratase/isomerase family protein yields MRDIEMQVADDGVATLTLARAEKRNALSIKLRDEITRQLGDWATDPAVRVVVLTGSGPTFCAGFDLSEFGQTELARQIKDSSRRYHLAVWNFPKPLVAAVNGPAMGGGFDLSVLCDCRIASSAAVFGHPEIKFGAAPLFTPLQWIVGLGNARELCLTGRRIDAEEALRMGLVTRVTEPDDLVAEALAMARSIIEAPQVALEAAKRYLISSASATFEDAFAVEHDKVFDDFLIGPAG; encoded by the coding sequence ATGAGAGACATCGAGATGCAGGTGGCCGACGACGGCGTCGCCACGCTGACACTGGCGCGGGCCGAAAAGCGCAACGCGCTGTCGATCAAATTGCGCGACGAGATCACCCGACAACTCGGCGACTGGGCAACCGATCCAGCCGTGCGTGTGGTCGTGCTGACCGGATCGGGGCCGACGTTCTGCGCAGGGTTCGACCTCAGCGAATTCGGGCAAACCGAGCTAGCCCGGCAGATCAAGGACAGCTCTCGCCGATATCACCTCGCCGTGTGGAATTTCCCCAAGCCGCTGGTGGCAGCGGTGAACGGGCCAGCCATGGGCGGCGGGTTCGATTTAAGTGTGCTTTGTGATTGCCGAATCGCTTCCAGCGCAGCAGTATTCGGGCATCCAGAGATCAAGTTCGGCGCAGCCCCGTTGTTCACCCCACTGCAGTGGATCGTGGGCTTGGGCAATGCCCGCGAGTTGTGCTTGACGGGCCGTCGGATCGACGCCGAGGAGGCGCTGCGCATGGGTCTGGTCACCCGGGTCACCGAACCCGACGACCTGGTTGCCGAAGCGCTCGCGATGGCGCGATCGATCATTGAGGCGCCACAGGTCGCATTGGAAGCGGCGAAGCGCTACCTGATCAGCAGCGCCAGTGCGACATTCGAAGACGCTTTCGCCGTCGAGCACGACAAGGTGTTCGACGACTTCTTGATCGGGCCCGCGGGGTAG